One Clostridium novyi NT genomic window carries:
- a CDS encoding ribosomal L7Ae/L30e/S12e/Gadd45 family protein, which translates to MVGRIQGEKVIGLKQTMKYIQNDKGKCLYVAKNADGKLTDPVVQLATNRLLPIIYIDTMKKLGMFCGIEVGAAVALLIKK; encoded by the coding sequence ATGGTTGGCAGAATTCAGGGAGAAAAAGTTATTGGCCTAAAGCAAACTATGAAGTATATTCAAAACGATAAAGGAAAATGTCTTTATGTGGCGAAAAATGCAGATGGTAAATTAACGGATCCTGTTGTACAGTTAGCCACGAATAGATTACTCCCAATAATATATATAGATACTATGAAAAAATTAGGCATGTTTTGTGGAATAGAAGTAGGAGCAGCAGTGGCATTACTTATAAAAAAATAA
- the rpsL gene encoding 30S ribosomal protein S12: protein MPTINQLVRKGRKTAEYKSNSPALKQCPQKRGVCTVVKTSTPKKPNSALRKVARVRLTNGYEVTAYIPGIGHNLQEHSVVLIRGGRVKDLPGVRYHIVRGALDAAGVANRMQARSKYGAKKPKQK, encoded by the coding sequence ATGCCAACTATTAACCAATTAGTAAGAAAAGGAAGAAAGACAGCAGAGTATAAGTCAAATTCACCAGCATTAAAACAATGTCCTCAAAAAAGAGGAGTGTGTACTGTTGTTAAAACAAGCACACCTAAGAAACCTAACTCAGCCTTAAGAAAAGTAGCAAGAGTTAGACTTACAAATGGTTATGAAGTTACAGCTTACATTCCAGGTATAGGACATAACCTACAAGAACACAGTGTTGTTTTAATAAGAGGTGGAAGAGTAAAAGACCTTCCAGGTGTTAGATACCATATAGTAAGAGGAGCGTTAGACGCTGCTGGAGTAGCTAACAGAATGCAAGCAAGATCAAAATACGGTGCAAAAAAACCAAAACAAAAATAG
- the rpsG gene encoding 30S ribosomal protein S7 — translation MPRKGNTPKRDVLPDPLYNNKVVAKLINSIMLDGKKGVAQKICYDAFAIMGEKTGKEPLEVFEEAMNNVMPLLEVKARRIGGATYQVPIEVRADRRQTLGIRWIVDASRKRGEKYMRERLAGELLDAANNTGAAVKKREDTHKMAEANKAFAHYRY, via the coding sequence GTGCCAAGAAAAGGAAATACACCTAAAAGAGATGTACTACCAGATCCATTATACAACAATAAAGTTGTTGCAAAATTAATCAATAGCATAATGCTAGATGGTAAAAAAGGGGTAGCTCAAAAAATATGCTATGACGCTTTTGCTATCATGGGAGAAAAAACAGGAAAAGAACCATTAGAGGTTTTTGAAGAAGCAATGAACAATGTTATGCCATTGTTAGAAGTTAAAGCTAGAAGAATTGGTGGGGCAACTTACCAAGTTCCAATAGAAGTTAGAGCTGACAGAAGACAGACTCTAGGAATCAGATGGATTGTTGACGCTTCAAGAAAAAGAGGCGAAAAATATATGAGAGAAAGATTAGCAGGAGAATTATTAGATGCTGCTAACAACACAGGAGCTGCTGTTAAGAAGAGAGAAGATACTCATAAAATGGCAGAAGCTAACAAAGCATTCGCTCATTACAGATACTAA
- the fusA gene encoding elongation factor G, with product MARQYPLNKFRNIGIMAHIDAGKTTSTERILFYTGKTHKIGETHEGAATMDWMVQEQERGITITSAATTCFWKDHQINIIDTPGHVDFTVEVERSLRVLDSAITILDAKGGVEPQTETVWRQADKYQVPRMIFVNKMDILGADFYMSVQTVRDRLRANAVPIQIPIGKEDDYAGHVDLIKMKAVIFDKELGVNYDEVEIPEDLKDKAEEYRSAMIEAIVETDEELMMKYLEGEEISEEEIHTALRKATIANEIVPVLCGTAYKNKGIQHLLDAVLAYLPSPLDIPSIKGVDEDGNEVERHASDDEPLGALAFKIATDPFVGKLAFVRIYSGVMHSGSYVLNSNKNKKERIGRLVKMHANHREEVEELYAGELGAVIGLKNTTTGDTLCDENAPVILESMEFPEPVISVAIEPKTKAAQEKMGIALAKLAEEDPTFKTYTDQETGQVIIAGMGELHLEIIVDRLQREFKVECNVGAPQVAYKETIKNAVKAEGKFVRQSGGRGQYGHCWIELIPHEGEYEFENAIVGGAIPREYIPAVDNGIQEAAQSGILGGYPVINFKVKCYDGSYHDVDSSEMAFKVAGSMAFKNGMAKATPVLLEPVMKVEIVVPEEYMGDVMGDVNSRRGRIEGMNPRGGAQVIAAFVPLSEMFGYATVLRSRTQGRGTYSMEFANYEEVPKSIAEKVVGENK from the coding sequence ATGGCTAGACAATATCCGTTAAATAAATTTCGTAACATTGGAATAATGGCGCATATCGATGCAGGTAAAACTACATCAACTGAGCGTATATTATTTTACACTGGTAAAACTCATAAAATAGGAGAAACTCACGAAGGTGCAGCTACAATGGACTGGATGGTTCAAGAACAAGAAAGAGGTATAACAATTACTTCTGCTGCAACTACTTGTTTTTGGAAAGATCACCAAATAAACATAATCGACACACCAGGACACGTAGATTTTACTGTTGAGGTTGAAAGATCTTTAAGAGTATTAGATAGTGCTATAACTATTCTTGATGCAAAAGGTGGAGTTGAACCACAAACTGAAACAGTATGGAGACAGGCAGATAAGTATCAAGTACCTAGAATGATATTCGTAAACAAAATGGATATATTAGGTGCTGATTTCTATATGTCAGTTCAAACAGTAAGAGATAGATTACGTGCAAATGCAGTGCCAATACAAATTCCTATAGGAAAAGAAGATGACTACGCAGGACATGTTGATCTTATAAAAATGAAAGCTGTTATATTTGATAAGGAACTAGGAGTTAACTATGATGAAGTAGAAATCCCAGAAGACTTAAAAGATAAAGCAGAAGAATATAGATCAGCTATGATTGAAGCAATAGTTGAAACTGATGAAGAATTAATGATGAAGTATCTTGAAGGTGAAGAAATTTCTGAAGAAGAAATACATACAGCTTTAAGAAAAGCTACAATCGCTAATGAAATAGTTCCAGTTCTTTGCGGTACTGCTTACAAAAACAAAGGTATCCAACATCTATTAGATGCTGTTCTTGCTTACCTACCATCACCATTAGATATACCTTCAATTAAAGGTGTTGACGAAGATGGTAACGAAGTTGAAAGACACGCATCAGATGATGAACCTTTAGGAGCATTAGCATTTAAGATTGCTACTGACCCATTCGTTGGTAAATTAGCTTTCGTAAGAATTTACTCAGGGGTAATGCATAGCGGAAGTTACGTATTAAACAGTAACAAGAACAAGAAAGAAAGAATCGGAAGACTTGTTAAAATGCATGCTAACCACAGAGAAGAAGTTGAAGAATTATATGCTGGAGAATTAGGTGCAGTTATAGGATTAAAGAATACTACAACTGGAGATACTTTATGTGATGAAAATGCACCAGTTATCCTTGAAAGCATGGAATTCCCAGAACCAGTTATATCTGTAGCAATTGAGCCAAAAACAAAAGCAGCTCAAGAAAAAATGGGTATAGCTCTAGCTAAACTTGCTGAAGAAGATCCAACATTCAAAACTTATACTGACCAAGAAACAGGCCAAGTAATTATCGCTGGTATGGGTGAACTTCATCTTGAAATCATAGTTGATAGATTACAAAGAGAATTCAAAGTAGAATGTAACGTAGGTGCTCCACAAGTTGCTTACAAAGAAACTATCAAGAATGCTGTTAAAGCTGAAGGTAAGTTTGTAAGACAGTCAGGTGGACGTGGACAATACGGACATTGTTGGATAGAATTAATACCACACGAAGGAGAATATGAATTCGAAAATGCTATCGTTGGAGGAGCTATTCCAAGAGAATATATTCCAGCTGTAGATAACGGAATTCAAGAAGCTGCTCAAAGTGGTATCTTAGGTGGATATCCGGTTATAAACTTCAAAGTTAAATGTTATGACGGATCATACCATGATGTTGACTCATCTGAAATGGCATTCAAAGTTGCTGGTTCTATGGCGTTCAAAAATGGTATGGCAAAAGCTACACCAGTATTACTTGAACCTGTAATGAAGGTAGAAATAGTTGTACCTGAAGAATACATGGGAGATGTAATGGGTGACGTTAACTCTAGAAGAGGTAGAATCGAAGGAATGAACCCAAGAGGTGGAGCACAAGTCATAGCAGCATTTGTACCACTTTCAGAAATGTTTGGATATGCAACTGTATTAAGATCTAGAACTCAAGGTAGAGGAACATACAGCATGGAATTTGCTAACTATGAAGAAGTACCAAAGAGTATAGCTGAAAAAGTTGTAGGAGAAAATAAATAA
- the tuf gene encoding elongation factor Tu: protein MARQKFERNKPHVNIGTIGHVDHGKTTTTAAITMTLAKAGGAEVQNYEDIDKAPEEKERGITINTSHVEYETENRHYAHVDCPGHADYVKNMITGAAQMDGAILVVSAADGPMPQTREHILLASRVGVNHIVVFLNKADQVDDPELLELVEMEVRELLSEYGFDGDECPVVVGSALKAIEEGDDQCILDLMKAVDEYIPTPERATDQPFLMPVEDVFTITGRGTVATGRVERGVLHVGDEVQIVGMKEEIGKTTITGVEMFRKMLDEAMAGDNIGALLRGVQRDEIERGQVLAKPGSVTPHKKFVGQVYVLKKEEGGRHTPFFNGYRPQFYFRTTDVTGSIALPEGVEMVMPGDHIDMNVELITPVAMENNLRFAIREGGRTVGSGVVTSIVE from the coding sequence ATGGCAAGACAAAAGTTTGAAAGAAATAAGCCACACGTAAATATAGGAACAATAGGTCACGTAGACCACGGTAAAACAACAACAACAGCAGCAATCACAATGACACTTGCAAAAGCAGGTGGAGCAGAAGTACAAAACTACGAAGATATTGATAAAGCACCAGAAGAAAAAGAAAGAGGAATCACAATCAATACATCACACGTAGAATATGAAACAGAAAACAGACACTATGCACACGTTGACTGCCCAGGACACGCAGACTATGTAAAGAACATGATCACAGGAGCAGCACAAATGGACGGAGCTATCTTAGTTGTATCAGCAGCAGATGGTCCAATGCCACAAACAAGAGAACACATCCTATTAGCATCAAGAGTAGGAGTTAACCACATAGTAGTATTCTTAAACAAAGCAGACCAAGTAGATGATCCAGAATTACTAGAATTAGTAGAAATGGAAGTAAGAGAATTATTAAGCGAATACGGATTTGACGGAGACGAATGTCCAGTAGTAGTAGGATCAGCATTAAAAGCAATCGAAGAAGGGGATGACCAATGCATCCTAGACTTAATGAAAGCTGTAGATGAATATATCCCAACTCCAGAAAGAGCAACAGATCAACCATTCTTAATGCCTGTAGAAGATGTATTTACAATTACAGGAAGAGGAACAGTTGCAACAGGAAGAGTTGAAAGAGGAGTACTACACGTAGGAGATGAAGTACAAATCGTAGGAATGAAAGAAGAAATCGGAAAGACAACAATCACAGGAGTAGAAATGTTCAGAAAGATGTTAGATGAAGCAATGGCTGGAGATAACATCGGAGCATTATTAAGAGGAGTACAAAGAGACGAAATCGAAAGAGGTCAAGTACTAGCAAAACCAGGTTCAGTAACACCTCACAAAAAATTCGTAGGTCAAGTTTACGTATTAAAGAAAGAAGAAGGTGGAAGACACACTCCATTCTTTAACGGATACAGACCACAATTCTACTTCAGAACAACAGACGTAACAGGATCAATCGCTTTACCAGAAGGAGTAGAAATGGTAATGCCAGGAGACCATATAGACATGAACGTAGAATTAATCACACCAGTAGCAATGGAAAACAACCTAAGATTCGCTATCAGAGAAGGTGGAAGAACAGTAGGTTCAGGAGTTGTTACTAGCATAGTTGAATAA
- the rpsJ gene encoding 30S ribosomal protein S10, with product MANQKIRIRLKAFDHNILDQSAEKIVETAKNTGAKVAGPVPLPTEKDVVTILRATHKYKDSREQFEIRTHKRLIDILSPSPKTVDALMRLDLPAGVDIEIKL from the coding sequence ATGGCAAATCAAAAAATAAGAATTAGATTAAAAGCTTTTGATCATAACATATTAGATCAATCAGCTGAAAAAATTGTTGAAACTGCAAAAAATACAGGAGCTAAAGTAGCTGGTCCAGTACCACTACCTACTGAAAAAGATGTAGTTACAATACTAAGAGCTACACATAAATATAAAGATTCTAGAGAACAATTTGAAATAAGAACACATAAGAGATTAATCGATATATTAAGTCCATCACCAAAGACTGTTGATGCTTTAATGAGATTAGACTTACCAGCAGGTGTTGATATCGAAATAAAACTTTAA
- the rplC gene encoding 50S ribosomal protein L3 — MKKAIIGRKIGMTQIFDENGKVIPVTVVEAGPCAVLQKKTEEKDGYNAIQVGFEDIREKLANKPKKGHFAKAGVSLKRIVREFRLENIDEYEVGTEIKADVFAAGDKVDVTGVSKGKGFQGTIKRWNFHRGPMAHGSKYHRAVGSMGAASDPSRTFKNKKMPGHMGNKKSTILNIEVVKVMADKNVLLIKGGIPGPNKGYVVIKDTVKA; from the coding sequence ATGAAAAAAGCTATAATAGGAAGAAAAATTGGAATGACTCAAATTTTCGATGAAAATGGAAAAGTTATCCCAGTTACAGTTGTAGAAGCAGGTCCATGTGCTGTTCTTCAAAAGAAAACTGAAGAAAAAGATGGATATAATGCAATACAAGTAGGATTTGAAGATATTAGAGAAAAATTAGCTAACAAACCTAAGAAAGGACACTTTGCAAAAGCTGGTGTATCTTTAAAGAGAATAGTTAGAGAATTTAGATTAGAAAATATTGATGAATATGAAGTTGGAACTGAAATAAAAGCTGACGTTTTTGCAGCAGGAGATAAAGTTGATGTAACTGGAGTTTCAAAAGGTAAGGGATTCCAAGGAACAATTAAAAGATGGAACTTCCACAGAGGACCTATGGCTCACGGTTCTAAATACCACAGAGCTGTTGGATCAATGGGAGCAGCATCTGATCCATCAAGAACATTTAAGAACAAAAAAATGCCAGGACACATGGGAAACAAAAAATCAACTATCTTAAACATAGAAGTTGTTAAAGTAATGGCTGACAAAAACGTTCTTTTAATAAAAGGTGGAATACCAGGACCAAATAAGGGCTACGTTGTAATTAAAGATACAGTAAAAGCTTAA
- the rplD gene encoding 50S ribosomal protein L4 — protein MPTVDLYNIEGQKVGDLQLAETVFAVEVNEDVLHQVVVAQLANKRQGNQSAKTRAEVSGGGKKPWRQKGTGRARQGSIRAPQWIHGGVVFAPKPRDYKMSIPKSMRRVAMKSALTSKVNENELVVLESLELDAPKTKEMVKMINAFEGKKPLIVVPESNEVIYKSVRNIEGATVVPVNNINVYDILKHDKFIITKEAVSKIEEVYA, from the coding sequence ATGCCTACAGTAGATTTATATAATATAGAAGGTCAAAAAGTTGGAGATTTACAATTAGCTGAAACTGTATTCGCAGTAGAAGTTAATGAAGATGTTTTACATCAAGTTGTAGTTGCACAACTTGCAAATAAAAGACAAGGAAATCAATCAGCTAAAACAAGAGCTGAGGTTTCTGGAGGTGGAAAAAAACCTTGGAGACAAAAAGGAACTGGTAGAGCAAGACAAGGTTCTATTAGAGCTCCACAATGGATACACGGTGGTGTAGTTTTCGCTCCAAAGCCAAGAGACTATAAAATGTCTATTCCAAAATCAATGAGAAGAGTTGCTATGAAATCAGCGTTAACTAGCAAAGTTAATGAAAATGAATTAGTAGTTCTTGAAAGTTTAGAATTAGATGCACCAAAAACTAAGGAAATGGTTAAAATGATTAATGCTTTCGAAGGTAAAAAACCATTAATCGTAGTACCAGAAAGTAACGAAGTTATCTATAAATCAGTAAGAAATATAGAAGGTGCAACTGTAGTACCAGTAAACAATATAAACGTTTATGATATATTAAAACACGATAAATTTATCATAACAAAAGAAGCAGTATCTAAGATTGAGGAGGTGTATGCATAA
- the rplW gene encoding 50S ribosomal protein L23: MMLNSYDLIRRPVITEKSMAAMADRQYTFIVDIRADKTQIKKAVEKVFGVKVEEVRTARFDGKVKRVGVHVGKRSDYKKAMVKLTEDSKTIEFFEGM, from the coding sequence ATAATGTTAAACAGTTACGATTTAATAAGAAGACCTGTAATAACTGAAAAAAGCATGGCTGCTATGGCAGATAGACAATACACCTTTATAGTAGATATACGTGCTGACAAAACTCAAATCAAAAAAGCAGTTGAAAAAGTGTTCGGTGTAAAAGTTGAAGAAGTTAGAACTGCAAGATTTGACGGAAAAGTTAAAAGAGTTGGAGTTCACGTTGGAAAGAGATCTGACTACAAAAAAGCAATGGTTAAGCTAACAGAAGATAGCAAAACTATTGAATTCTTTGAAGGAATGTAA
- the rplB gene encoding 50S ribosomal protein L2, producing MAVKKFRPITPSLRQMTVATFEEITTDKPEKSLLVSLNKKAGRNSQGKITVRHRGGGAKRKYRIIDFKRTKDGIPAKVASIEYDPNRTAYIALVVYADGEKRYIIAPVGLKVGDVVMSGVDADIKVGNALPLKNIPVGTVIHNVELQAGKGAQLVRAAGSSAQLMAKEGKYAILRLPSGEMRYVRIECRAAIGTVSNVTNDIINIGKAGRKRHLGFRPTVRGSVMNPNDHPHGGGEGKSPIGHPSPLTPWGKPALGYKTRKNKKYSDGMIIKRRGQK from the coding sequence ATGGCAGTTAAGAAGTTTAGACCCATAACACCTTCACTAAGACAAATGACAGTTGCTACTTTTGAAGAGATCACAACTGATAAGCCTGAAAAATCACTTCTTGTTTCTTTAAATAAGAAAGCAGGAAGAAACTCTCAAGGTAAAATAACTGTACGTCACCGTGGTGGTGGAGCTAAGAGAAAATACAGAATAATCGATTTTAAAAGAACTAAAGATGGTATACCAGCAAAGGTAGCATCTATAGAATATGATCCAAACAGAACAGCATACATTGCGCTTGTAGTATATGCTGATGGTGAAAAGAGATATATAATTGCACCAGTAGGATTAAAAGTGGGAGACGTTGTAATGTCTGGAGTAGATGCAGATATTAAAGTAGGAAACGCACTTCCATTAAAGAATATACCAGTAGGTACAGTAATTCACAATGTAGAATTACAAGCTGGAAAAGGTGCTCAATTAGTAAGAGCTGCAGGTTCTTCTGCACAACTTATGGCCAAGGAAGGAAAATATGCTATATTAAGACTTCCAAGTGGTGAAATGAGATATGTAAGAATTGAATGTAGAGCTGCTATAGGAACTGTTTCTAATGTAACTAACGACATTATAAACATAGGTAAAGCAGGAAGAAAGAGACACTTAGGTTTCAGACCAACTGTAAGAGGTTCTGTTATGAACCCTAACGATCACCCTCACGGTGGTGGAGAAGGTAAATCTCCAATTGGTCATCCAAGTCCACTTACTCCTTGGGGTAAACCAGCTCTTGGATATAAGACTAGAAAGAATAAGAAATACTCTGATGGCATGATCATCAAGAGAAGAGGACAAAAATAA
- the rpsS gene encoding 30S ribosomal protein S19: MSRSLKKGPFVAESLIKKIEEMNEKGEKKVIKTWSRSSTIFPQMLGHTIAVHDGRKHVPVYISEDMVGHKLGEFVLTRTFKGHVDKTEKGTRVK, from the coding sequence TTGAGTAGATCACTTAAAAAAGGACCTTTCGTTGCAGAATCTTTAATAAAGAAAATAGAGGAAATGAACGAAAAGGGTGAAAAGAAAGTTATAAAAACTTGGTCAAGAAGTTCAACAATATTCCCTCAAATGTTAGGTCATACTATAGCTGTTCATGACGGTAGAAAACATGTTCCAGTTTATATAAGCGAAGATATGGTAGGACATAAATTAGGAGAATTTGTTTTGACAAGAACATTTAAAGGACACGTAGATAAAACTGAAAAAGGAACACGTGTAAAATAG
- the rplV gene encoding 50S ribosomal protein L22, with translation MEARAIAKYVRMSPRKVRVVLDLVRGKNVSEAFAILKYTPKDAATVVLKVLKSAVANAENNFNLDVNKLYIAEAYANQGPTLKRFKPRAQGRAYSIMKRTSHVTLVVKERA, from the coding sequence ATGGAAGCTAGAGCTATAGCAAAATATGTAAGAATGTCTCCAAGAAAAGTTAGAGTTGTTCTTGACTTAGTTAGAGGTAAAAATGTAAGCGAAGCTTTTGCTATATTAAAATATACTCCAAAGGATGCGGCTACTGTAGTTTTAAAAGTTTTAAAATCAGCTGTAGCTAATGCAGAAAATAATTTCAACTTAGATGTTAATAAATTATATATTGCAGAAGCATATGCAAACCAAGGGCCAACATTAAAGAGATTTAAACCACGTGCACAAGGTAGAGCATATTCAATAATGAAAAGAACTAGTCACGTTACACTAGTAGTTAAAGAAAGAGCATAG
- the rpsC gene encoding 30S ribosomal protein S3, with translation MGQKVHPHGLRVGVIKDWDAKWYANSQNFADNLIEDDKIRKFVKKRSYSAGIAKIEIERTAKRVKINIHTGKPGMIIGKGGKGIEELKSEILKMIKEKNVIINIVEVKRPETDAQLMAENVAQQLEKRISFRRAMKQTIQRAMRSGAKGVKTACSGRLGGAEIARTEQYHEGTIPLQTLRADIDYGFAEADTTYGKIGVKVWLYKGEVLPTKKVRTEEISQ, from the coding sequence GTGGGACAAAAAGTACATCCACATGGCCTCAGAGTCGGAGTTATAAAGGATTGGGATGCAAAATGGTATGCAAACAGTCAAAATTTTGCTGATAATCTAATAGAAGATGATAAAATTAGAAAATTTGTTAAGAAAAGATCTTACTCAGCTGGTATTGCTAAAATAGAAATAGAAAGAACAGCAAAAAGAGTTAAGATCAATATTCATACTGGAAAACCAGGAATGATTATAGGAAAAGGCGGAAAAGGTATTGAAGAATTAAAGTCTGAAATACTTAAGATGATCAAAGAAAAGAATGTAATAATAAACATAGTTGAGGTTAAAAGACCAGAAACTGATGCACAATTAATGGCAGAAAATGTTGCTCAACAACTTGAAAAGAGAATATCTTTCAGAAGAGCAATGAAACAAACTATTCAAAGAGCTATGAGAAGCGGAGCAAAAGGTGTTAAGACTGCTTGTTCAGGAAGACTTGGCGGAGCTGAAATAGCTAGAACAGAACAATATCATGAAGGAACTATTCCACTACAAACATTAAGAGCTGACATTGATTATGGATTTGCAGAAGCAGATACAACTTACGGAAAAATAGGTGTTAAAGTTTGGTTATATAAAGGGGAAGTTCTTCCTACAAAGAAAGTAAGAACAGAAGAAATTAGCCAATAG
- the rplP gene encoding 50S ribosomal protein L16, with product MLMPKKVKHRKVQRGRMKGKATRGNFIAYGDYAIQATECGWLTSNQIEAARIAINRYIKRGGKLWIKVFPDKPVTEKPAETRMGSGKGSPEYWVAVVKPGRVLFELSGVPENVAREAMRLASHKLPMKTKFVTRKDFEQTGGEVNEG from the coding sequence ATGTTGATGCCAAAGAAGGTAAAACATCGTAAAGTTCAACGTGGCAGAATGAAGGGTAAAGCAACAAGAGGAAACTTCATTGCTTATGGTGACTATGCTATACAAGCAACTGAATGCGGATGGTTAACAAGCAACCAAATAGAAGCAGCCAGAATAGCTATAAATAGATATATAAAAAGAGGTGGAAAACTTTGGATCAAAGTATTCCCAGATAAACCAGTAACTGAAAAACCTGCTGAAACTCGTATGGGTTCTGGTAAAGGTTCACCAGAATATTGGGTTGCTGTTGTTAAACCTGGTAGAGTTTTATTTGAATTATCTGGTGTACCAGAAAATGTTGCTAGAGAAGCTATGAGACTTGCTTCACATAAGCTTCCTATGAAGACTAAATTCGTAACAAGAAAAGATTTCGAACAAACGGGTGGTGAAGTAAATGAGGGCTAA
- the rpmC gene encoding 50S ribosomal protein L29, whose product MRANELQELRVNTAQELSAKLNDLKAELFNLRFQLATGQLENPMRIRQVKKSIAQVKTILREKELKVIEQ is encoded by the coding sequence ATGAGGGCTAATGAATTACAAGAGTTGAGAGTAAATACTGCTCAAGAATTGTCAGCTAAATTAAATGATTTAAAAGCTGAGTTATTTAATTTAAGATTTCAATTAGCAACTGGTCAACTAGAAAACCCAATGAGAATTAGACAGGTAAAGAAGTCAATAGCTCAAGTTAAGACAATACTTAGAGAAAAAGAGTTAAAAGTGATTGAACAGTAG
- the rpsQ gene encoding 30S ribosomal protein S17, which yields MERSNRKTRIGRVVSDKMEKTIVVAVEGKVRHPLYGKTINRSKKFKVHDENNEARINDRVLIMETRPLSKDKRWRLVQIVEKAK from the coding sequence GTGGAAAGAAGTAATAGAAAGACTAGAATAGGCAGAGTTGTTTCTGATAAAATGGAAAAGACTATTGTAGTTGCAGTTGAAGGAAAAGTTCGTCACCCATTATATGGTAAGACAATCAACAGAAGTAAAAAGTTCAAGGTTCATGATGAAAATAATGAAGCTAGAATTAATGATAGAGTATTAATAATGGAAACTAGACCATTATCTAAAGATAAGAGATGGAGATTAGTACAAATCGTTGAGAAAGCTAAATAG
- the rplN gene encoding 50S ribosomal protein L14, producing MIQPQTRLKVADNTGAKEIMCIRVLGGSKRKFGNIGDVIVASVKSATPGGVVKKGEVVKAVIVRTKRGVRRADGSYIKFDENAAVVIKDDKQPRGTRIFGPIARELREKDKEFNKILSLAPEVL from the coding sequence ATGATACAGCCACAAACTCGCTTAAAAGTTGCAGATAACACTGGAGCAAAAGAAATTATGTGCATAAGAGTTTTAGGCGGTTCCAAGAGAAAGTTTGGAAACATTGGAGACGTAATAGTTGCTAGCGTTAAAAGTGCAACACCAGGCGGTGTTGTTAAAAAAGGTGAAGTAGTTAAGGCCGTTATAGTTAGAACTAAAAGAGGAGTACGTAGAGCAGACGGATCATACATAAAGTTTGATGAAAATGCTGCTGTTGTCATCAAAGACGACAAACAACCAAGAGGAACTCGTATTTTTGGACCTATAGCAAGAGAGTTAAGAGAAAAAGATAAAGAGTTCAACAAAATATTATCATTAGCACCTGAAGTTCTATAA
- the rplX gene encoding 50S ribosomal protein L24: protein MAKVHVRRTDKVVVISGKDKGKVSEVLAVYPKTSKVLVKDANVVTKHVKPNRENMQGGIVKKEAPMNSSKVMLYCTNCNSATRISKKLLEDGTKVRVCKKCGEIL from the coding sequence ATGGCTAAAGTTCATGTAAGAAGAACAGATAAAGTTGTTGTTATTTCAGGTAAAGATAAAGGTAAAGTAAGCGAAGTATTAGCTGTTTATCCAAAAACTAGTAAAGTATTAGTTAAGGATGCAAATGTTGTTACTAAGCACGTGAAACCTAATAGAGAAAATATGCAAGGCGGAATTGTTAAAAAAGAAGCGCCAATGAATAGTTCAAAAGTTATGCTATACTGCACAAACTGTAATTCTGCAACAAGAATTAGCAAGAAACTTTTAGAAGATGGTACAAAAGTAAGAGTTTGCAAAAAGTGCGGAGAAATACTATAG